AACGGTGGTTCGCagaggggaggagaagaaaggaaagaCATCACCACCCCAACCGAAGACGAAGAGATGGAGAGGAGCGTCCCGGTTGAGGAGCTGACGTCCGGTGCGAGTGGCCGCATAATCCCGGTGTTTAGGAATATTCGCCGGTCGGTGCCATCGCCGAGGTCGGTTCTCCGGATATTTGTCTTCGTCCACGCTATATTTCTCTGGTTTCTCCTCGTCCTCCGCCGGAGCGGGCGGAGCCCGATCTGCTCCAAGGTGGCGGCGTCGTCCTCCCCGCTGGCGTCGCCGCGGCGGagagggggaggaggggggccGAGGAAGGGCTGGAGGGTGGCGAAGGCGGAGGAGGAGGACGTCCGGAGGCGGCGAGCGCTGGCGGAGGAGCTGTCGATGGTGCACCCATCGGACAAGGGGGACGGTGGTTGCAGGTGGGAGACGTTCGTGCTCCTGGGGTCCAGGAGTAACGCCCTCTTCTGCCGGTCGTGGGTTCCGGCGACCGGACGTATGAGGTGAGGTCATCTATCTACTGCTTGCCGTCCTTTTCGATCTTCATGGATTTTGATTATATTTTGTTTGGGTTTTGTTCCAGTTGGCAACAAATCGATAGACAAAGTCTGTTTCTAGTCTCGAATTTGGATTTTTAGGGCTTTCTCTTGATTGAATCGCTTCTTGTCGGGCATTTTAGGCTTTCTTAGGTCTGTTTCTCATATTAATAAAAATGATTCCATTTTTTGGGATTTAATGTGGAGTACTCGATTATAAAAGATCTGTTCTTGCTCCCAAAATGTTCTGTTTCATCTGGCAAAAAAATGGACTGACTTGGGGCATATTATCTGTAGAAAGCGCGAGATCAGGTACATAATTGTACATTCTTTGTTAACTTAATTGTTATGATCTAATACTATGAGATATGGGTTAAGTGACTGCTGTACGCGTGAGACCGTGCTTAAACAGCCAGATAACTATTAGAAACGCGGGGTGGGTGCTTTACCTTCTGTTGACTAGGGAATTGTTGTTTAGGTTAAACCTCCAATAGCTACCAGCAATAATATTGGTCGTATGCTTTAATGCATGATcataattttacttggagtatgGTGTACACATGTTTTCGGTAAAGTCAAAGTAACACAATCAGAACTTCTCAAGTGGTTTCACTGCAAGAAGCTCTGGAGATCTTTCCAAACTGCATTTTGCACTGTTGCTCATTTATCTATTTCCCTGCAATGAGCAAATTGTTTTGCTAGAATATATAACGCAAGTATTTGATATTTTCTCAGTGACACAACACTGAGATGTATAGCCCTTGAGGCTTCAAAGGACAACTGACTAATTGAATTCTGATATGAAGGCAGAATTAAATGGCTTGCAGCTAGCCAATTGGAGGCTGACTGACTGCTCTTTCATTGGTTCTGTTGGAGAATATCAATATACAGGATAAAGCATATGCTTTCTTAAATCAAGCATGATTTATTAGGTTCAGATCACTTAAAGAGTTTGGTACGCCAGATCACCATCCTCCCATAGTGCAAATAAAATAACTGCCCCTTAATATTCGTTCTAAAAGCTCTAATACATTGTCTTGTCTAGTAACAGCATCTTTGGTGCTTTATTCTCTATTGAGGAAGAAGACGAATATATGTCACAAATTGTTCAGTTATGCctgtgttttttgtttttttaaatttatcttatacttcaaggctttttcttttcactttatcTTCTACTTCAAGCCACACAAGGGGATTGTTTTGTAGTATGTGTAAAATATTGTGTGTTAAAGTTTTGCCTGTGTTGTATTTTGCAGAGGTATTTTGGTGATTATACATGGTCTCAATGAGCACAGGTAAGGAGCTTTATCTAAATTTACCTATCTTTTTGGTTTCAGATCTCCTTCTATCGTTGCAATTGCATCCTGCATGATCCCTTAATGCATTTTGTCTCGGAATGGATGGCTGCTGGTGGCAGACTCTATGCTTACAATTTATTGGATATTGGATTCATCGCTTTGTAAGCAATAGGCCTAAGCATAGCACCATCCAATCTGTCTAATGGTTCTTTTTTGCATGGATCATCCCTTTGTTCCATTCTTTTGGCTGGATTTCTTCAGGTCCAAGCCAATAGTGAAATATTCTTATAACAAAAGTGCATTAGTCTTAATTATTTAGAATTTTATCTGATTGGGTCTTGGTTTATATTTTCAGTGGAAGATATGCACACTTTGCTAAGCAGCTAACATCGTGCAATTTTGGAGTCTATGCAATGGATTGGATAGGTGGGTTATTTTGAATGGATATTTTCAATCATTACAATGTTTTACCCCTGAAGTGTTGCACATTCATGCTGGTTTCTGTAAGTTAACTAGTTGTCTGTGTGCCTGTGGTAAAGTGGATCCATATAGTGTTGGATGGAAAGTGTGTATACACAGCCAGCTTATTTTGAAATATGGTGCCCAtgatatttgttgaaaattatgcaTTGCATGAATTTCTGAATCACATCAGGTTTGTTTTTGTTCTCCATCTTTTTGTACCTATAAAAAATCTCCCATTTCTTACTGCCTAATTGTaaggatttgatcataaaattctTGGTATGAGAAAATTGGCAAACCAGAATTTCTAATACATGGTTGATTTCTTGTACTGCATAGATGCCCGAGTAATGTTAAAATCAGGTTGGCCTAAAATATCTTATCGGTATCAGTAAGTAGGTCTTCTTATGTTCATGCACATATACTAGAAAAGCTGGTGGGTTGTATTAGGCAATTCATTCCATGCTTTTCACCTTAAGCTGGTTACATCTTGGTTTCCATTAAGTGCTTGATACTGTGCCAGCTATTGATTATTGTGCTAAAGTCAGGTAGATATCcttatttttcttataaaaagCTTAGCGCATCAAGAAACATGGAGGGGAGTTAAGAATAACAAGGATCTTCTGATCTTTGACAGGCCATGGTGGCAGTGATGGATTGCATGGATATGTGCCTTCATTAGATTATGTTGTTGAGGACACTGTAAGTTTGTTGATTGAAGACACTGATAACATGCATGTTTGCTTAAGtaatatgatatttattttgttttttgATATTTGCAGGGAATTTTTGtggataaaattaaattagaaaatCCTGGAGTACCTTGTTTTCTTTTTGGGCACTCTACTGGTGGGGCTGTAGTTTTAAAGGTAATGCAACAAGATAACATCATCATTTAGAATTGTGTTGTTACTATTGGCCTTATCGATAAATATTGGATTTAACAGGCAGCTTCATATCCTCGTATTGAGTCCATGTTAGAAGGGATTATTTTGACATCTCCAGCACTTCGTGTAAAGCCAGCCCATCCAATAGTTGGGGTAATTTATTCTCAAACTCTCTTGTGAACTTCACATAGTTCATTCCATATATGCATCCATGCATATGCATGTTTTTTGTATTACATATTACGGACATATTCATACATATGTAATTTGCAAGAATGGCTCCCTTGAACTTTTGATTTAGTTACTTTAAAGAAAACCCCATAAAGAAAAGACAAATATGTGCATATGCTCTGCGATATGTAATTTTACTTTTGTTGTTGTTGCTGCCCCTGTGATGTCTAGGATGTACGCTAGTCTTACCTGGATGTGGAAAACATATTATTATGACATTGAAGTGACATACTGATGTGTTGGTTGAAGGTTGGTTGTTAGCTCTAACTCATTGAAGGTCTCTTTATTGTCAGTCTTTGCGCTGTCTATATAATCAACTGGTAGCTGACAATCCATGCCAATGCAGAGTTTAGACATTGAGCAAGATGCAGCTCCATAGCTCCTAAAGTTTACCTTGTGGATCTACCATATTCACAGAACTGTTTACTGATGCCAAATTTTTTGGCTCCTCAGGGTTTGACCTGGAAGTACACCTCATGAATCCACACTATTCCATATGTTGGTCATCAGGATTTCTTTTAGGCATTTATTTCTTTTGACCAGATTATGATCTTACAATGTCATTAAACAGTTCATGCAGATGGTGCTAAATCTTTATATAGTATGGCTAGTAGCATGCGCTTCATTTGATAATAGTTTCAATGATTCTGCTTCTGCTTGTGATATTTCAGAGGCTGGAGCATAAGACTTGATGCTCTAACTAGTTGACATGCAGTGTCCTAGTAGTTGGCATGTAGTATACTGGTAGTTGTTAAGGAGTGTCAGGGAAAAACAATCATACCATGATTATTGAGATAATGGCATCCCTTTTCATGACAGTAGTGGTCTATATGTAAGGTATATATGAAAGTCTAACTTTGCTTCACTAGTTATTGGCTGGCCAAGATGTGAGCAGTCTAAGCAAACTGTATTTTTGGGTGAatgtagataacaaatttaagtATCAATCATTTGATCTTCTCCGATCAAAGTTACTTGATTGATGAATTTTACTCGAGTAACACCAAGTGAATACTCTCTCCACTTGTTGCAGGCTGTGGCTCCAATTTTTTCACTTTTGCTCCCCAAGTACCAATTCAAAGGTGCTAACAAAAGGGGCATTCCAGTGTCCAGGGACCCTGCTGCTATGTTAGCCAAATACTCCGACCCTTTGGTCTACACTGGGCCAATTAGGGTTCGAACAGGCCATGAGATCCTACGGATATCTTCCTATCTGTTGCAGAACCTCAAATCAGTCACTATCCCTTTCTTGGTGCTTCATGGAACAGCGGATAGGGTCACGGATCCTTTGGCTTCACAGGATCTATACAATGAGGCCGCTTCGGTGCACAAAGACATAAAGCTCTATGAGGGCTTCTTACACGACCTACTCTTTGAACCTGAACGTGATGAGATAGGTGCATACATCATTGAGTGGATGAAGAAGAGATTACAGCAACAAATCGCAGAACGAGGGTGACATTCCTAGTTCGAAACAGACAATCAGGCAATGAAAGCCTGGTTGTGCAAAGCTATATCACAGGGTTCGATATTTGTGAAAGTTAGATAATCATCATTTGTATATTTTTAGTTTAGCGAATGGGTTCATAATTGCCAAATAGCAATGTGTTATGGCGTGGCTCAACAATGTGGCCTTCAAAACTGCAAACCTGTGTCCTGTCACACCACAAACTGTAGGCGAGATGCTATTTCCTATATCAAAGCACGCAGGAAAAGTCATGTTTGGAAGGATGTCAGCTACAAATTTGTTTGGGGCAGCCCATGGGCTACCACAGCCTACATTCTGGCTGCACTAAAGTCTGGCATCATTTTaacaaattctttgtgcaccgtgggcGGTGCAGAACGCACGCACCGCTCGGGTGATTGGCTCATACGTGAAGTTGAGGTACggtgtatgaaatttttttttttttttgattccgtATATGAGCCAATCACTATGAGTGGTGCGTGCGATTTTGCACTctccgtggtgcacaaagaatttctcttttaaCATAGGCCAATCCCAGACTCAGTTCATAAAGTTTGGCTGAAATGTGTTAAGCCAGAATCGCAGCTTCTATTACTATTATAAACACTAGTGCTTGTCACATGCTTCTGAaggttttttttctttctttatttttcattttgtGTAATATTTCTTTCGTTGTTGCCATTCCGACTTGTTTGACCATGGAACTGGAGGTGGCCTTCTCCAACCACCCCAAGCCCCGAGATCAAGAATTTAATAATCTCTAGCCAAGCACCGAGAGGCAGTACTAGCATGTTATTCCACCCCTCCCCCCGCCACCAACAGAGGggaagaaaaaaaacaaaaatggaagaagaagatCTAGCATGTTATCATGCCTTTTCTATGGTACTAAATATTCAACTACAGCTTGTGATATCTTTTTGCGGTGAATAAAAGAGAGACAAGACTCGCACATACATGAAGCTATTTCAGGCATTTAGATGCCTTAAGATTTCGGCAATATCCATTCAAAaggaataaaaaaagaaaagattttggcAATGTCACTGGTGTTGATAATACCATATGCATTCATAAAGCATCACACATTCGTGAAGCTAAACACGCATGGCGTGGATTCTTTAGTGCAGCTTTACATCAGAATGTAGGGATATCCTCATATTCGGCCTGGAGAGGACGAGTGAACGAATTTTTCAAGATGGATGATTATTAAACATGGATTATGCATTAAGAGTACTTTAAGATCTGTCCAGACAAATGAATAAAGGGATTTGGTATACTTTGAGATTTGTATGGTAGGTGATTCTTAACTATGAGCTATATacgaaaattattttgacatttataCATATAGATGGGTTTAAAGATTCGTGCTTTAAGATCTGTGTGGTAGCTAATCTTTCACTATAAAATATAAGCTGTATAATAAGAATGCTTTTGGATTTGAGGAAACAGCTAAATGAAAATGTTTGGAGTGCTTTGTGATCTATGCAATAGCTTATTTCAAATAATGGACAACTCATCAAAGGTATTTGAGATCCATGtagataaattattaaaaatatttgaaatgtTTTGAGATTTATATGTTGGGTAATTCTTAactataaattatatattaaaaattatttaaaatatattttaaaattttattttgtaaataattgatACGAAGAATATGttagttataacaaaattttgtaCCACACGATGTCATTTTATTAACAGGAATAAATAGGATCAATTCAGATTCGTttggaaaatttaaaaaaattatttaaaaaatttaaaagaagtaATTGGAAATCTGTAAATGGAGCGGAAGTATCTAAACATCCGATAAAGTGAGCACCGCTGTGGGACCCCGAGGCAAATAACCGGTCCGTGGGGTGGCTACGCTTATGGTGGAGCAGGTGCGTCGTCAGGGAATTATTATGAGAAAGAAGAGAAACAATCATTCATTCCACTTTTTTTTTACCAAACCTATGGCCTCTTAATGAAGACCTATTTCATAAAAGCAGCAAAATTTCTTAGAAATACAGAACGGTTTATATTTTCAACCAACGGTCCCTTGCCATCTCTCCGGCCCTGTGCAACGAGAGAAATCCAAGGGCCTACCTACAAAAAGGAACAAATCTAAGGTCCCTTCACTTCACTGCAGAGGCTCACGTCTTGTCTACCATTTTCGCTTCCCTTAAAGTACGCTGGACTCTGGTTTCATTAAATGAGATTCTCAGGTGGGCCAGTCCTGccattttaaaaaatagaaacatGGTTCAGAAAAATGTGAAGCTTTGGTCCAAAATCTGGGGCATGAGCAaagctaagattttttttttttttttttgggatagaaaaaagAGCAAAAGCTATATCAACCGAAGCAGTCGGCGGAGCAAAGCATTACACAATAAAAAAACATGCCCCCCCAAAACAATACCCAGCTAACCATATACAACAAATAGACCACCACTTCACAACTCCGACCGCACGTGAACTATGTTCTAATAAAACAAATGTAGATGTAGTGGCTCACTCCTTTCAATcgctttggaaaaaaaaaaaaaaaactaaggcaTGTTTTGGAAGAACAAACCAAAAAGAAAGTAAAGTGCTTTGGTGGAATTCTTTGCGTTGAAATTCCATGTGCACCATGGATGatacaaaaaaatatttggcGTAGAtacattattttatataattaattcatatagttattatttttaatatatatttaatatttataattttatttttttatttaaaaattttgaataataaaaatatttttattttttgaaaaaaaaaattatgacatcttatatccatattatgagaaaatcataattttgacgtagaatgtcataatatgtcataagatatcataatttttttttaaagaacagaaatatttttatcattcaaaatttttaaataaaaaaataaaactgtagacattaaatgcatattgaaaaataGTGAGGCAGAAATActccttctatattatgacatcttggattATATTAATGACATCctagatcatattatgacatcctgcatacagaaagtcataatttgacgcaagatatcataatatacaacgggatgtcataattttttaggctatattatgatattctttgtgtaagaagtcataatatactataatatactATGGGATGTcgtaattttttctaaagagcagaagtattttcatcatgtaaattttttaaataaaaaaatgaaactgcaggtattaaatgtgcattggaaAGCGATGACTATATAGATCAATTATATAAATCGATGTCCTTTATATCAGATTTTTTACGCCGCCCatcatgcacaaaaaatttttagagtgctCTGTGCTCCCGAAAGCATATTCCATGAATAAACAAAATGGATGAATAACTAATGAAGTAGaaacataaaaataaagaagTCAAAACGAGACCGCTACGAGAAGAAAAAGAATCCAAAAATCTGACTAAACACCGGAACCAGGATGGAGATATAGAAAGGAAATATGCACCCCATGTAATAGCAACAACATGAACACCTATTCAACAGATTATCCCAGCAACAGCAATGCCAGAagtgaaagaagaaagaaagagcatGCTGAGCAATATCCAAAACTGAAACATAAGTGCAGAACAGTCGACAAAGCGTAATAAGCGAAGAACTAAACATGGTGTAAATATGCGTTTCCAATTGCATCTGCCTGAAGAATACAGGTAAAATCTCGTGGCAAGCTATCATTTTGTACAAACTCAAAAGATCACCTCGTAGACTTGAAAGTAGATGCCCGGTAAAGATCCATCATAGGCTTGGCCAACCTcccgattttttttcttttttttgatggaaaacggGAGGTTTCCCGCCCAAAGTTttatattaaaagataaatattaaGTATATGGGAGAGAGATGGCCAACCTCCTAATTACAACTTAAAACAAGATATCCGGGAGTACCAGCTTGGACCATCAACCATCAATCTTGTAAACACTCGTATGTGTCAATCTTTGCATTGGCAGCTAGACCTCCAACACAATCCACTATAAAAAATTTGACTATTAGCAACGGCTAATTACCATAGCTAATAGTCATTTTATCtttgctaatactattagcaacgGCACTCCACTGTTAATTGATAATCGAAACAATCTTAGTCATAAATTATCACTATTAGTAATGGATTTATTAGTCGTCGCTAATAATAACTAATAACGATGACTTTTGTGACAGCTAAATTCTatctctattatttttttatttttaaattaaattttaaaaataaagcatTGCAAGTTTCTCTGAACCTTTAATCATGAGGTGGCTGGAAGCGATTGTCTGCGATACAAGAGACTATCCATGCTTATCTTGCAACTACAACAATAAGAACAGAAATacatcacctccatcgatctctctctagattttttagaCGCATCTTGTATAGGTAGTCATCATAGCATCCCCGAGCCCCCTGCCACCTCCCGGAGCCCCCCCACCCCTACCCAAGGTCTAAGTGCGTAGGGCACGCCTCGACCCCATGTTTGAAATATTGCCCAACACCTTTCCTCGGTCTGAGTGCTTTGCATGCTGAGAGATCTATGTCCCgtacttctgattaattaattaattagttttttaatactttattatatttaattaacataatttaaataaaaaaattaagttttagtgacggtattagccgtcgctaatgctgtcgctaatactcCAACAGAAGACGAGCTGCCGCACAGGAACTGAGATGCGAGGGGATGACTCAGGGACAGAACGTTGGCTCGGGGATGCAACCACGAAGACGAGGGCACGGGAATGGGGCCACGGGAAGGCGATAAGGCAGGGGCTGCAGGGTTGGGCCGATAAGGCAGGGGCTGCAGGGTCGGGCCGGTGAGATCGAGGCCAGCGAGGTCGGGGCAGCCGCGGGCATGGCTGATGCATCGGCTTAAGGCCACGGGACGCTGGAGCACAGGGAGGGAGAACCACCGCACAGGTCGAGGTCACGGGGTCAAGCCAACAGGGCAGGGGCCGCAGGCTGGGGGCAGCAGGGCAGGGGCCGCAAGGTCGAGCCAGCAGGGCTGGGGCGGCGAGGCAGGGCCGGCGGGGTCGGGGCAATCGCAGGCATGGCCAAAGCGTGGGCTCGGGGCTGCAGGACATCGGAGCGCAAGGAGGGGGCAACTGCCAGAAAAGAGGCACCGGGGATGGGGGAACCGCCAGAAAGGAGGCGCCCACGAGGAGGAGAAACCGTGTAGGCTCGGGGCCATGGGATGTCAGAGCGCAGGGAGGGGGAAACCGCTGGGAAGGAGGCACCGGCAAAAGGGGAACCATCGGGAAGGAGGAGGCACCGGTGGGGGGGAATCGCGGGAAGGTGAAGGGATGAGGCGcgggagagaaatttttttttttctgtggacCAAGGGGATGTATTTTAGGgactattagtgacggcaaaGATAGCTATCGCTAATACCATCGATAAAGATATTAGCAACGGCATCTTCCGTCGTTAAAAATAAGTCACCGTCGCTCacacttttatcaaaaaaaatatttttatatttttttaaataattttttttaaattattagtaacGGTAAAGTTTACTGTCTCTAATGCCATCAGTAAAGGTATTAGCAACGGCAACCATCCGTCGTTAAAAATTAACCACCGTCCCTAATACTTttatcaacaaaaatattttttcataatttttaaataattttttaaaaattattagtgatggtaaattttttgtcactaataaccatcgataattaattaatttaattataattttaatcaaaaaaattaaaaattaaaaattattagcgacggcttttatcattgctaatattagttttccgtcgctaatagtattaacaatgattaattttttaaattatttttttaataattaaaaattattattaactgTAATTTTATTGTCTATcactaatgccatcgttaatacttCATATTTTCTTAGTAATCATATTTCACAACATGCGCTCCAATCTTGTCTTAGAAAATTAGGAGTGCTACCGCCTCCATCTTAGATTTTTTTGTTCGACTTCTCCATGTTCACCCAGCAGTCTCAAGGTCTTAAGGTTGGTTTATGCCTTTTCACTCAATAGACCCGAGTTGTACCCTTGGCATGATCGATCTTCTTTCACAATCTCAATGGTTGGATCACATTTTGCATATTTTTCAAAGGATGATATGAGCTTTATGGTCTATGCTGTTGATGGAGGGAATAAATTCGTCGTGATTTCAAAGATATACAAAATATGATCTAACGGTTGAGATCATGGAAAGagattgttgggggatacccaccgaccgaccgaccgactgtcggagggcccgaccgactaacggcccgaccAACCGACTggtggcccgaccgaccgacggcccgaccgactggcggcccgaccgactccgactggccgtcagaccgaccgatcgtcggtcggggcgaccgactgacggatgccatcaccggctaattaccggctcacgaccgactgaggatacgtCGGGCGTACCTTTCCCCGACCGACCGAACCCAGAGGTCCGATGGTCGACTCACGAAgagctcgccgaccaacggaggggcccgacgccactctgctggccaccgacctagggtcggccgactcccccgatcgccgtacagccgccagaccttgtcagctctgacacggacatgcggcgcggttacctaggggcattgtcccgccgagagcgtggtcaaccctggtgattagacggccacacggcgacatgacgttttcacggtgactctgacagtctacagtgagttgacagttcctcacttgtccgcgccattaatgacggcgccataccgtgctctactatatatataccggggaaggcaacagtgcaaaggatcgatccgcccgtctctcccacaaacgcaggctcgctcctctctctctctctgagctctccgtctacatttcactgttgcccagtcacctctctgacttgaccgtcggagggtccccgccggagccgcctccggtcagtgcggacttccttttgcaggtgcacgcttcccggcgatcgggcgacgaggcgattggccgcaatagattggcgcgccaggtaggggacagcatgacaaagacaagagctcaacgatcgagagtcactgggtcggcaaggcgctcttcccgccgggaggaGGCCTCCCcacccccaccggcggcggagcctagttctccgtgccctgcagtga
The sequence above is a segment of the Elaeis guineensis isolate ETL-2024a chromosome 7, EG11, whole genome shotgun sequence genome. Coding sequences within it:
- the LOC105048065 gene encoding uncharacterized protein, which produces MERSVPVEELTSGASGRIIPVFRNIRRSVPSPRSVLRIFVFVHAIFLWFLLVLRRSGRSPICSKVAASSSPLASPRRRGGGGGPRKGWRVAKAEEEDVRRRRALAEELSMVHPSDKGDGGCRWETFVLLGSRSNALFCRSWVPATGRMRGILVIIHGLNEHSGRYAHFAKQLTSCNFGVYAMDWIGHGGSDGLHGYVPSLDYVVEDTGIFVDKIKLENPGVPCFLFGHSTGGAVVLKAASYPRIESMLEGIILTSPALRVKPAHPIVGAVAPIFSLLLPKYQFKGANKRGIPVSRDPAAMLAKYSDPLVYTGPIRVRTGHEILRISSYLLQNLKSVTIPFLVLHGTADRVTDPLASQDLYNEAASVHKDIKLYEGFLHDLLFEPERDEIGAYIIEWMKKRLQQQIAERG